One segment of Erigeron canadensis isolate Cc75 chromosome 2, C_canadensis_v1, whole genome shotgun sequence DNA contains the following:
- the LOC122589754 gene encoding protein JOKA2-like, whose product MASGNIFIKVPDPEAASADSDPTDQDTGVPNDSVISDNGQVSSTMATRSPTEVAAMSSFSDSTEVETASTSLPVGPVVSSGFYPSLGLHPESMRSPTMDFSVMSSRLVRGAPPPSDDKEQKLLKYLKKIGFKKLDLNRKILRMNDYDLEKSIDDLCCALEWEPMLENLQEMGFVDEKTNRRLLEKNDGSITLTVMDLINEKALNPTRT is encoded by the exons ATGGCTTCTGGAAACATTTTCATCAAGGTCCCAGACCCTGAAGCTGCATCTGCTGATTCAGATCCTACTGATCAGGATACAGGTGTTCCCAATGACTCGGTGATTAGCGATAATGGTCAAGTATCAAGCACTATGGCTACTCGTTCTCCTACTGAAGTGGCTGCTATGTCTTCGTTTTCTGATTCCACAGAAGTGGAAACTGCTTCGACTTCTCTTCCAGTGGGACCCGTGGTTTCTTCAGGTTTCTATCCTTCGCTGGGATTACATCCCGAATCGATGAGATCACCTACCATGGATTTTTCTGTAATGTCATCTAGGTTGGTTAGAGGTGCACCACCACCAAGTGATGATAAGGAGCAAAAGCTTTTGAAGTATTTGAAAAAGATCGGATTCAAGAAACTGGATTTAAACAGGAAAATCTTGAGGATGAACGATTATGATCTGGAGAAATCGATTGATGATCTTTGTTGCGCTTTAGAATGGGAACCAATGCTTGAGAACCTGCAGGAAATG GGGTTCGTGGATGAGAAAACCAACAGGAGGCTTTTGGAGAAGAACGATGGAAGCATCACTCTTACAGTCATGGATCTCATAAATGAAAAGGCGCTTAATCCAACTCGTACGTAG
- the LOC122587781 gene encoding serine/threonine-protein kinase STY13-like: MGSRDSFSSIDEYRFDPKWLIDPQHLFVGPRIGEGAHAKVYEGKYKNQNVAIKIVHRGDTPEEIAKREARFVREVATWSRVQHKNLAKFIGACKEPMMVIVTEILTGGSLRKYMLSKRPGSLDMHVAIGFALDIARAMECLHSHGIIHRDLKPENLVLTKDQRTLKLVDFGLAREETVTEMMTAETGTYRWMAPELYSTVTLRQGEKKHYNQKVDAYSFAIVLWELLHNRLPFEGMSNLQAAYAAAFKNVRPSLEDLPTDLATILSSCWMEDPDSRPNFSQIIQMLLHYFSTILPSRPVVASRLFAAENAPMSPESPGTSALMAVCNYTGDTPRGEMENKPKGFFFCFNQCY, encoded by the exons ATGGGAAGCAGAGATAGTTTCTCTTCAATTGATGAATATAGATTTGATCCCAAATGGTTGATTGATCCTCAACATCTTTTTGTTGGGCCAAGAATTGGTGAAGGAGCTCATGCTAAAGTTTATGAAGGAAA ATACAAAAACCAAAACGTTGCGATTAAAATTGTTCATAGAGGTGATACACCAGAGGAAATTGCTAAAAGAGAAGCCCGGTTCGTGAGAGAGGTTGCTACATGGTCTAGAGTCCAACACAAGAATTTAGCAAAG TTTATTGGGGCATGTAAAGAGCCGATGATGGTTATCGTTACTGAGATTTTAACAGGAGGGTCATTGCGAAAATATATGCTAAGTAAACGACCCGGAAGCCTAGACAtgcatgttgctattggttttgcACTCGATATTGCTCGTGCCATGGAGTGTCTTCACTCTCATGGAATAATTCATCGAGATTTAAAACcgg AAAACTTGGTGTTGACAAAGGATCAAAGAACACTTAAACTTGTAGATTTTGGATTAGCAAGAGAAGAGACGGTGACAGAGATGATGACAGCCGAAACGGGAACTTATCGATGGATGGCTCCAGAG TTATATAGTACTGTCACTCTAAGGCAAGGAGAGAAGAAGCATTACAACCAGAAGGTAGATGCTTATAGCTTTGCAATTGTACTGTGGGAACTTTTACACAACAGGTTACCATTTGAGGGTATGTCAAATCTACAGGCTGCCTATGCTGCAGCTTTTAAG AATGTGAGGCCAAGTTTGGAAGATCTACCGACGGATTTAGCAACTATTCTAAGTTCATGTTGGATGGAGGATCCTGATTCTCGACCAAACTTCAGTCAAATCATACAAATGCTGCTACATTATTTTTCCACAATTTTGCCATCAAGGCCTGTAGTCGCTTCTCGGCTTTTCGCAGCTGAAAATGCTCCGATGTCTCCTGAATCTCCGGGTACAAGTGCTTTGATGGCTGTCTGCAATTATACAGGGGATACACCAAGGGGAGAAATGGAAAACAAGCCAAAGGGTTTCTTTTTCTGCTTCAACCAGTGCTATTAG
- the LOC122587780 gene encoding pentatricopeptide repeat-containing protein At1g08070, chloroplastic-like — MAVSLPIAPAKITTTKPIIIITEFPTNPKTLLLQKCKTIKDLNQIHAHLIKTRILNDPLVAENFLESAAIIIRNQPIDYAISVFGNLTDPNTSAYNVIIRGLTLKKMYQEAILMFKKMMENNVEVDEFTFSGVLKACSRLKGLEEGKQVHGKVMKLGFGSCGFVENSLINMYGNCGQVGVARKVFDEMSDRDVYAWNALFAGYTKSGCWKEAVDLFWYMLEVGARFDEVTLVSVLTACGRVGCLELGEWIGKYVEENGLNGNITLVTALVDMYAKCGHVDTARSLFDRMLRKDVVAWSAMISGYNQANRCKEALSLFHDMQKADVEPNEVTMVSVLSSCAELGALATGKWVHFYIKKKKLPLTVTLGTALLVFYAKCGSIENLVEVFEKMPSKNVLSWTVLIQGLASNGQGKTALKYFDLMLAKHIKPNDVTFIGVLCACSHAGLVDKGRALFVSMTRDFNIEPRIEHYGCMVDILGRAGLIEDAYQFIQNMPIKPNAVIWRTLLASCKVHKNVRIGEESLKYITSLEPAHSGDYLLLSGLYASVGRLKDAVRVRSEMKEKGIKKTPGCSSIEVNGLIHEFFSEDNAHPESNEIYAATEKMMQKIKMAGYVPNISEARLEAEDYDKEISISHHSEKLAIAFGLIKTLDGTPIRISKNLRVCTDCHDATKMISKVYNREFIVRDRTRFHHFKDGSCSCNDYW, encoded by the coding sequence ATGGCAGTTTCTTTACCGATAGCTCCCGCCAAAATAACCACCACAAAACCCATCATCATAATAACAGAATTCCCTACCAACCCAAAAACCCTACTCTTACAAAAATGCAAAACTATAAAGGACCTCAATCAAATCCATGCCCATCTCATCAAAACCCGGATCCTCAACGACCCGTTGGTGGCCGAAAACTTTCTCGAATCAGCAGCGATCATCATTCGCAATCAACCCATAGACTATGCCATTTCAGTTTTCGGAAACTTAACTGACCCGAATACGTCTGCATACAATGTCATTATCAGGGGACTTACTTTAAAGAAAATGTATCAAGAAGCTATTCTTATGTTCAAGAAAATGATGGAAAACAATGTGGAAGTTGATGAGTTTACGTTTTCGGGTGTTTTGAAAGCGTGTTCAAGATTAAAGGGTTTAGAAGAGGGGAAACAGGTTCATGGGAAAGTTATGAAATTGGGGTTTGGAAGTTGTGGCTTTGTTGAAAATAGTTTGATTAACATGTATGGGAATTGTGGGCAAGTTGGGGTTGCAcgcaaggtgtttgatgaaatgtctgacCGAGATGTTTATGCGTGGAATGCGTTGTTTGCTGGGTATACGAAGAGCGGGTGTTGGAAAGAGGCTGTTGATTTGTTTTGGTATATGTTGGAAGTTGGTGCGAGGTTTGACGAAGTTACGTTGGTTAGTGTTTTGACTGCGTGTGGGAGAGTTGGTTGTTTGGAGTTGGGGGAATGGATTGGGAAGTATGTAGAGGAAAATGGGTTAAATGGGAATATTACTTTGGTTACTGCTCTTGTTGATATGTATGCGAAGTGTGGGCATGTGGATACTGCACGGAGTTTGTTTGATCGGATGTTGCGTAAGGATGTGGTTGCTTGGAGTGCAATGATATCTGGTTACAACCAAGCGAATAGATGCAAGGAAGCACTTTCTTTGTTCCATGATATGCAAAAGGCTGATGTGGAGCCGAATGAGGTCACTATGGTTAGTGTGCTTTCTTCGTGTGCCGAACTTGGAGCTTTAGCAACGGGTAAATGGGTTCATTTCTatataaagaagaagaaattgccACTCACGGTAACACTTGGAACTGCTTTATTAGTTTTCTATGCAAAATGTGGCTCTATCGAGAATTTGGTTGAAGTCTTTGAAAAGATGCCTAGTAAAAATGTTTTATCATGGACTGTTCTCATTCAAGGTCTTGCAAGCAACGGCCAAGGAAAAACAGCACTTAAGTACTTTGACCTGATGCTAGCAAAACATATAAAACCAAATGATGTCACTTTCATTGGCGTTCTATGTGCTTGCAGTCATGCGGGTCTGGTTGACAAGGGGCGTGCTTTGTTTGTGAGCATGACTCGTGATTTTAATATAGAACCGAGAATTGAACATTATGGTTGCATGGTTGATATACTTGGGAGAGCAGGATTGATTGAGGATGCATATCAATTTATACAGAACATGCCTATAAAACCTAATGCAGTTATCTGGAGAACATTGTTGGCATCATGCAAAGTTCACAAGAATGTTAGAATCGGGGAAGAATCACTAAAGTATATAACGAGTTTGGAACCTGCTCATAGTGGGGATTATTTACTTCTATCTGGTTTATATGCATCTGTTGGTCGGTTGAAAGATGCAGTTAGGGTTAGAAGTGAGATGAAAGAAAAGGGAATCAAAAAGACTCCCGGTTGTAGCTCAATTGAGGTAAATGGGCTCATCCACGAGTTCTTTTCTGAAGATAATGCACACCCAGAGTCTAATGAAATTTACGCAGCAACTGAAAAGATGATGCAAAAGATTAAGATGGCTGGCTATGTACCGAATATATCAGAGGCAAGATTGGAGGCAGAAGATTATGATAAGGAAATATCGATCTCTCATCATAGTGAGAAGTTGGCGATTGCTTTTGGCCTAATTAAGACTCTTGATGGTACCCCTATTAGAATATCCAAAAATCTCAGGGTATGTACTGATTGCCACGATGCAACAAAGATGATTTCAAAAGTTTACAATAGAGAATTCATTGTTAGGGATCGCACTCGCTTTCACCATTTTAAAGATGGATCATGTTCCTGCAATGATTATTGGTGA